One Sphingobacteruim zhuxiongii DNA window includes the following coding sequences:
- the rsmA gene encoding 16S rRNA (adenine(1518)-N(6)/adenine(1519)-N(6))-dimethyltransferase RsmA, with protein sequence MSSVRAKKHLGQHFLNDKNAAQRIVEALTPSLGFKQVLEVGPGMGVLSDFLLQNDSYQTFLIDVDDESIEFLADKYPQVGNRLIHGDFLALDFSQYFEDKMAIIGNFPYNISSQILFKILEERNRVVEMVGMFQKEVAERCVAKPGNKEYGILSVFLQAYYDVSYLFTVKAGAFNPPPKVLSGVMRMVRNDRETLDCDEKLFWRVVKAGFNQRRKTLRNALSAVVPKDQMSDNPLYELRAERLTVADFEALTREISNTK encoded by the coding sequence ATGAGTTCAGTACGCGCGAAGAAACACTTAGGTCAACACTTTTTGAATGATAAGAATGCCGCTCAACGCATTGTAGAGGCTTTGACACCAAGTTTAGGATTTAAGCAAGTCTTAGAAGTGGGCCCAGGTATGGGCGTACTTTCGGATTTCCTATTGCAGAACGATTCTTATCAGACCTTTTTGATAGATGTAGATGATGAGTCCATTGAATTCCTCGCCGATAAATACCCTCAAGTTGGCAATCGTTTAATCCATGGTGACTTCTTAGCCTTAGACTTTAGTCAATACTTTGAGGACAAAATGGCAATTATTGGAAATTTCCCATATAACATTTCTTCACAAATTTTATTCAAAATCTTAGAAGAGCGCAATCGTGTAGTTGAAATGGTCGGCATGTTTCAAAAAGAAGTAGCTGAGCGATGCGTTGCAAAACCTGGAAATAAGGAATATGGTATTTTATCGGTGTTCTTGCAGGCATATTACGACGTTTCCTACCTATTCACTGTAAAAGCAGGTGCATTCAACCCACCGCCAAAGGTACTCTCCGGCGTAATGCGCATGGTCAGAAACGACCGTGAAACTTTAGACTGTGATGAGAAACTTTTTTGGCGTGTTGTAAAGGCTGGTTTCAATCAGCGTCGTAAAACATTGAGAAATGCCTTATCGGCCGTTGTACCTAAAGACCAGATGAGCGACAATCCCTTATATGAATTACGTGCGGAGCGATTAACAGTCGCAGATTTCGAAGCATTAACCCGCGAGATATCGAATACCAAATGA
- the pdxA gene encoding 4-hydroxythreonine-4-phosphate dehydrogenase PdxA — MSEKLKIGISIGDINGIGLEVIIKSLLDNRILDFFTPIVYGNTKVASFHRKALGVNDFSFNVINSADQANPKRSNMINCWQEDVKITLGEQNEVGGKYAFLSLQRATEDLKAGLIDALVTAPINKHNIQQEGFNFPGHTEYLQAEFGAEDVLMFMVSEDLRVGVVTGHIPVKDVAAAITVDSILHKLRMMNNSLKTDFWIKKPKIAVLGLNPHAGDDGLIGKEDLEIIRPAIERANEEGIFCFGPYPADGFFAADTYTKFDAVLAMYHDQGLIPFKHIASRTGINFTAGLPVVRTSPDHGTGYDIAGQNIASHTSFVEAMFEAVHIVNRRREQAELTANPLAFRRLSKDRD; from the coding sequence ATGAGTGAAAAGTTAAAAATTGGTATTTCAATAGGTGATATAAACGGAATTGGTTTAGAAGTGATTATTAAATCCTTGTTAGATAATCGCATTTTAGATTTCTTTACACCGATTGTTTATGGAAATACAAAAGTTGCTTCTTTTCATCGGAAGGCTTTAGGCGTTAATGATTTTAGTTTTAACGTGATTAATTCAGCTGATCAAGCGAACCCTAAGCGCTCAAATATGATCAATTGCTGGCAAGAGGATGTTAAGATCACGTTAGGTGAGCAAAATGAAGTAGGTGGTAAATACGCCTTTCTTTCTTTACAACGTGCTACTGAAGATTTGAAGGCTGGTTTAATCGACGCATTAGTAACAGCGCCAATCAATAAACATAATATTCAACAAGAAGGCTTTAATTTTCCTGGGCACACGGAGTACTTACAGGCTGAATTTGGAGCGGAGGATGTTTTGATGTTTATGGTGAGTGAGGATTTGCGCGTAGGTGTCGTAACAGGCCATATTCCGGTGAAGGATGTCGCGGCTGCCATTACAGTGGATAGCATATTACATAAATTACGCATGATGAATAATAGCTTGAAGACCGATTTTTGGATTAAAAAGCCGAAAATTGCAGTATTAGGCTTAAATCCACATGCAGGTGACGATGGATTAATTGGAAAAGAAGATCTTGAGATTATTCGTCCCGCTATCGAGCGTGCAAACGAAGAGGGTATTTTCTGTTTTGGACCATATCCAGCAGATGGATTTTTTGCGGCTGACACGTATACGAAGTTTGATGCGGTCTTGGCGATGTATCATGATCAGGGGCTTATTCCTTTTAAACATATTGCTTCTAGAACGGGAATTAACTTTACAGCTGGATTACCGGTTGTTCGTACTTCTCCCGACCATGGAACTGGATATGATATTGCAGGACAAAATATAGCATCGCACACCTCGTTTGTAGAGGCCATGTTTGAAGCGGTACATATTGTAAATCGTCGTCGCGAGCAAGCAGAATTGACTGCAAATCCACTTGCATTCCGTAGATTATCGAAGGATAGAGATTAA